The Salinibaculum sp. SYNS191 genome has a window encoding:
- a CDS encoding DUF3179 domain-containing protein yields the protein MNRRRFLGIVGTGFTVGAAGCLSDGGSPGTTPAGPTGTDPAPTVTVEGDSTRVGSLADPDLPLSDSDLRRGAAKDAIPAITDPVFGPDWSEESADLADDERVIGVTAGDAARAYPLAVLNWHEVVNDNFGGPLLVTFCPLCGSGVTAERRVDGQETVFGVSGLLWMSDLVMYDALTESLWSQVLGKAVKGPKTGTALALRPSTITTWGEWRGEHPETEVLLPPPKSATVKGEVSRDYDRDPYVGYDSSRRIGIGGDTADGRLHPKASVIGVATDEAARAYPLETVQDRGGVVNDTVGDLPVVVAATADGSLVAYERTVDGTTLTFARDGDVLTAGGSRWRIVSGRAQDGPHEGTTLTRANDRSPMFWFAWADFYPGTEIFGQG from the coding sequence ATGAACCGCCGCCGCTTCCTGGGCATCGTCGGCACCGGCTTCACCGTCGGGGCCGCCGGGTGTCTCTCCGACGGGGGCTCGCCCGGGACCACTCCCGCCGGCCCGACCGGAACCGACCCCGCACCCACGGTCACGGTCGAGGGGGACTCGACCCGCGTGGGCAGCCTGGCCGACCCCGACCTGCCCCTGTCGGACAGCGACCTCCGCCGGGGCGCAGCGAAGGACGCCATCCCGGCCATCACCGACCCCGTCTTCGGGCCCGACTGGAGCGAGGAGAGCGCCGACTTGGCCGACGACGAGCGCGTCATCGGTGTCACCGCCGGCGACGCCGCCCGTGCGTACCCCCTGGCCGTCCTGAACTGGCACGAGGTCGTCAACGACAACTTCGGCGGCCCGCTGCTGGTCACGTTCTGCCCGCTGTGTGGCTCCGGCGTGACCGCCGAGCGCCGCGTCGACGGCCAGGAGACCGTCTTCGGCGTCTCCGGGCTCCTCTGGATGTCCGACCTGGTGATGTACGACGCGCTCACGGAGTCGCTGTGGAGCCAGGTGCTCGGCAAGGCCGTCAAGGGGCCCAAAACCGGCACGGCGCTGGCGCTTCGCCCCTCGACCATCACGACCTGGGGGGAGTGGCGCGGTGAACATCCCGAGACGGAGGTGCTGCTCCCGCCGCCGAAGTCGGCGACGGTCAAGGGCGAGGTCTCGCGCGACTACGACCGCGACCCCTACGTCGGCTACGACAGCAGCCGTCGCATCGGCATCGGCGGCGACACCGCTGACGGCCGCCTCCACCCGAAGGCGTCGGTCATCGGCGTCGCGACCGACGAGGCCGCCCGCGCGTACCCCCTGGAGACGGTCCAGGACCGCGGCGGCGTCGTCAACGACACCGTCGGGGACCTCCCCGTGGTCGTCGCGGCCACCGCCGACGGTTCGCTGGTCGCCTACGAGCGCACCGTCGACGGCACCACCCTCACGTTTGCTCGCGACGGCGACGTCCTGACGGCCGGCGGGTCCCGGTGGCGCATCGTCAGCGGCCGGGCCCAGGACGGCCCCCACGAGGGAACGACGCTGACCCGGGCCAACGACCGCTCGCCGATGTTCTGGTTCGCCTGGGCGGACTTCTACCCCGGCACCGAGATATTCGGCCAGGGGTAG
- a CDS encoding ATP-dependent DNA helicase, with the protein MGRIHDALADGSDILFEGATGTGKTLASLAPALEYARETSKTVVITTNVHQQMRQFRRDASAITDEEPIRAVVFRGKASMCHIDVGYEECQALRDTTRDLVETEEELADLERQQRNLLSDSQGGDSGAAEARSAVMDELDAVEDDLAEFEDRATCDHYYRNLTADTDDFFAWLYDDVRTPDEIYERAHGEGFCGYELLKEGIENVDLVVCNYHHLLDPMIRQQFFRWLGRDPEDVIAIFDEAHNVEDAARDHARRTVTENTLESALDELTESDDARSEPAYNVLGTFLEALREAYDEAFSFGEREQVGENWYDLAIANDDRRDDLTLTFLQNYTGPGFSEELDHAVELGRELDQEYEEAYKNGDATVRQECQTLQAAAFVRSWLEEGDEMGTYPVVSTRRDEDTDDVYGRAELYTCIPEQVTRGLFDELHASVLMSATLRPFEVTEDVLGLDDPETMAYGAQFPEERRRTYAVDGPELFASKRDDRHVQETITEVIEDAAHFTPGNTLVFFPSYSEAQRYHERVMVGNRYLDEPGTPANDLREEFAADGDGILFTSLWGTLGEGVSFDGDDARTVVVVGVPYPHLDDRMEAVQEAYDAAFDVGEKEGSGPTVQGEDAGWHYAVEIPTIRKTRQAMGRVVRSPEDFGARILVDGRYTERAEIEMGQYAVRGAFPAEERAEMIDVQPEKLKFGLLNFYQDVDAYDGDPPTP; encoded by the coding sequence ATGGGGCGCATCCACGACGCGCTGGCCGACGGGTCGGACATCCTCTTCGAGGGCGCGACGGGGACCGGCAAGACGCTGGCCTCGCTCGCGCCCGCACTCGAGTACGCCCGCGAGACGTCGAAGACGGTGGTCATCACGACGAACGTCCACCAGCAGATGCGGCAGTTCCGCCGCGACGCCTCGGCGATTACGGACGAGGAACCGATTCGCGCCGTCGTCTTCCGCGGGAAGGCCTCGATGTGTCACATCGACGTCGGGTACGAGGAGTGCCAGGCGCTGCGCGACACCACCCGCGACCTGGTCGAGACCGAGGAGGAACTGGCCGACCTCGAACGCCAGCAGCGAAACCTCCTGAGCGATAGCCAGGGCGGCGACAGCGGGGCCGCCGAGGCCCGGTCGGCGGTCATGGACGAACTCGACGCCGTCGAGGACGACCTGGCGGAGTTCGAGGACAGGGCCACCTGCGACCACTACTACCGGAACCTCACTGCCGACACCGACGACTTCTTCGCGTGGCTGTACGACGACGTGCGCACGCCGGACGAAATCTACGAGCGCGCCCACGGCGAGGGCTTTTGCGGCTACGAGCTCCTGAAGGAGGGCATCGAGAACGTCGACCTCGTGGTCTGTAACTACCACCACCTGCTGGACCCGATGATACGCCAGCAGTTCTTCCGGTGGCTCGGCCGGGACCCCGAGGACGTCATCGCCATCTTCGACGAGGCCCACAACGTCGAGGACGCGGCCCGCGACCACGCCCGGCGGACGGTCACCGAGAACACGCTGGAGAGCGCGCTGGACGAACTCACCGAATCCGACGACGCCCGCTCGGAGCCAGCATACAACGTCCTCGGGACGTTCCTCGAAGCCCTGCGGGAAGCCTACGACGAGGCCTTCTCCTTCGGCGAGCGCGAACAGGTCGGCGAGAACTGGTACGACCTCGCCATCGCCAACGACGACCGCCGGGACGACCTCACACTCACGTTTCTCCAGAACTACACCGGTCCCGGCTTCTCCGAGGAACTCGACCACGCCGTCGAACTCGGCCGGGAACTCGACCAGGAGTACGAGGAGGCCTACAAGAACGGTGACGCGACCGTCCGCCAGGAGTGCCAGACGCTACAGGCCGCCGCCTTCGTCCGGTCGTGGCTGGAGGAGGGCGACGAGATGGGGACGTATCCGGTCGTCAGCACTCGTCGGGACGAGGACACCGACGATGTGTACGGCCGCGCGGAACTGTACACCTGCATCCCCGAGCAGGTGACGCGAGGGCTGTTCGACGAACTCCACGCGAGCGTCCTGATGAGCGCGACGCTGCGGCCCTTCGAGGTGACCGAGGACGTCCTCGGCCTGGACGACCCGGAGACGATGGCCTACGGCGCGCAGTTCCCCGAGGAGCGCCGCCGGACCTACGCCGTCGACGGGCCGGAACTGTTCGCCAGCAAGCGCGACGACCGGCACGTCCAGGAGACCATCACCGAGGTCATCGAGGACGCCGCCCACTTCACGCCCGGCAACACGCTCGTGTTCTTCCCCTCCTACTCCGAGGCCCAGCGCTACCACGAGCGCGTGATGGTGGGTAACCGCTACCTGGACGAACCCGGCACCCCGGCCAACGACCTCCGCGAGGAGTTCGCCGCCGACGGCGACGGCATCCTGTTCACGTCGCTGTGGGGCACGCTCGGCGAGGGGGTGAGCTTCGACGGCGACGACGCCCGTACCGTCGTCGTGGTCGGCGTCCCCTACCCGCACCTGGACGACCGGATGGAGGCCGTCCAGGAGGCCTACGACGCGGCCTTCGACGTGGGCGAGAAGGAAGGCTCCGGACCCACGGTGCAGGGCGAGGACGCCGGCTGGCACTACGCCGTCGAGATTCCGACCATCCGCAAGACCCGGCAGGCGATGGGGCGGGTCGTGCGCTCGCCGGAGGACTTCGGCGCGCGCATCCTCGTCGACGGCCGGTACACCGAGCGCGCCGAGATAGAGATGGGACAGTACGCCGTCCGCGGCGCGTTCCCCGCCGAGGAACGGGCAGAGATGATAGACGTCCAGCCCGAGAAACTGAAGTTCGGGCTGTTGAACTTCTATCAAGATGTGGATGCATACGACGGTGACCCGCCGACGCCGTAG
- a CDS encoding HD domain-containing protein, which produces MNVENLRETARSYFDDELSPAHDWHHVERVEALAERLLTEYDAADERTVRLAVLLHDIGRAREDRGEIADHARWGAREARSLLAERGVDGERIDAVCHAIRVHRYSSDREPETLEAEILCDADNLDALGAVGIARCFTYGGERGETIHDPDLPPEADDTAAGATQYNHFHKKILALPERMYTDAGRALAADRRAVVADFLERFEREVDGEV; this is translated from the coding sequence ATGAACGTCGAAAACCTTCGGGAGACGGCACGGTCGTACTTCGACGACGAACTCAGCCCCGCCCACGACTGGCACCACGTCGAGCGCGTCGAGGCGCTGGCCGAGCGCCTGCTGACAGAGTACGACGCCGCCGACGAGCGAACGGTCCGGCTGGCGGTCTTGCTCCACGACATCGGGCGGGCGCGGGAGGACCGCGGCGAGATAGCCGACCACGCGAGGTGGGGCGCGCGGGAAGCGCGCTCGCTGCTGGCCGAACGCGGCGTCGACGGCGAGCGAATCGACGCGGTCTGTCACGCCATCCGGGTCCACCGCTACTCCAGCGACCGCGAGCCGGAGACGCTGGAGGCGGAGATTCTCTGCGACGCCGACAACCTGGACGCCCTCGGCGCGGTCGGCATCGCGCGGTGTTTCACCTACGGCGGGGAGCGCGGCGAGACGATTCACGACCCCGACCTGCCGCCGGAGGCCGACGACACGGCCGCCGGGGCGACGCAGTACAACCACTTCCACAAGAAGATTCTCGCCCTGCCCGAGCGGATGTACACCGACGCCGGCCGCGCACTCGCCGCCGACCGGCGGGCGGTCGTCGCGGACTTTCTGGAGCGATTCGAGCGGGAGGTCGACGGCGAGGTCTAG
- a CDS encoding cupin domain-containing protein, whose product MEKVSVDDVEPQALGDDIDRRGLAAPLDATDVAINRYALEPGEAFSGGLHAHLDQEEIFYVVEGEATFDHAPDPTADSETVTVEAGEAVRFPPGEYQQGRNEGDDRVVALALGAPKETTEGRVAQPCPACDSPAMAIAMGEEGMILECPDCGETLQPDL is encoded by the coding sequence ATGGAGAAAGTCTCCGTCGACGACGTTGAGCCACAGGCACTGGGCGACGACATCGACCGCCGCGGCCTGGCGGCCCCGCTCGATGCCACCGACGTCGCCATCAACCGCTACGCCCTGGAACCCGGCGAGGCCTTCAGCGGTGGCCTCCACGCCCACCTCGACCAGGAGGAGATATTCTACGTCGTCGAGGGCGAGGCGACGTTCGACCACGCGCCCGACCCGACTGCCGACAGCGAGACGGTCACGGTCGAGGCGGGCGAGGCCGTCCGCTTCCCGCCCGGCGAGTACCAGCAGGGGCGCAACGAGGGCGACGACCGGGTCGTCGCGCTGGCACTCGGCGCGCCGAAAGAGACCACTGAGGGCCGGGTCGCACAGCCCTGTCCCGCCTGCGACAGCCCCGCGATGGCCATCGCGATGGGCGAGGAGGGCATGATTCTGGAGTGTCCCGACTGCGGCGAGACGCTCCAGCCGGACCTCTAG
- the serB gene encoding phosphoserine phosphatase SerB, translated as MTVVAFDFDGTLSDSEMTVLLGDQCGVADQMDDITERAMNDEIEYAESLRQRCALLEGLADEKAQAAFEEVRLRPGAADVIRALREAGVYVAILTGGFERGVAAALEREGVEVDAIVANRLPVAGGELTGDVEGPLIEGTKDDALEVLTAVVGEDREDTIAVGDGANDLPMLEVAGLAVGFNPKPNVAPACESIVESMAELQDLLAAEGVL; from the coding sequence ATGACAGTCGTCGCCTTCGACTTCGACGGGACGCTTTCGGACTCCGAGATGACGGTCCTCCTCGGCGACCAGTGTGGCGTGGCCGACCAGATGGACGACATCACCGAGCGCGCGATGAACGACGAAATCGAGTACGCGGAGAGCCTCCGCCAGCGCTGTGCGCTGCTGGAGGGGCTGGCCGACGAGAAGGCCCAGGCCGCCTTCGAGGAGGTCCGCCTGCGACCCGGCGCGGCCGACGTCATCCGGGCACTGCGGGAGGCCGGCGTCTACGTCGCCATCCTCACCGGGGGCTTCGAGCGCGGCGTCGCCGCTGCACTCGAACGGGAGGGCGTCGAGGTGGACGCCATCGTCGCCAACCGCCTGCCAGTCGCCGGGGGCGAACTCACCGGCGACGTCGAGGGGCCGCTCATCGAGGGGACCAAGGACGACGCGCTGGAGGTGCTGACGGCCGTCGTCGGCGAGGACCGCGAGGACACCATCGCCGTCGGCGACGGGGCCAACGACCTGCCGATGCTCGAAGTCGCGGGGCTTGCGGTCGGGTTCAACCCGAAACCCAACGTCGCGCCGGCCTGCGAGAGCATCGTCGAGTCGATGGCGGAACTGCAGGACCTGCTCGCCGCCGAGGGCGTGCTGTAG
- a CDS encoding winged helix-turn-helix domain-containing protein produces the protein MADGNRETTLSPDDAFALLGNETRIGILRALGEADGPLSFSALHDRSDVRDSGQFNYHLEKLVGHFVRKDDDGYTLRRTGRRVVEAVLSGAVTETPSLERTPVDEHCEYCGAPIEVTWQHGSVRMYCTECAGTYGRAYDEGRGVPAGEGYLGRLPLPPAGVRNRTPEEVLRAAWTWGNLEIFAMASGICPRCSATVETSVRVCEDHDASDGLCETCESVYAVAANVTCTNCIFVSGGGAVIALVANTDLLTFVTEHGLNPVAPESIRVLNGVHGDYDEEILQRDPLRARFTFHVDDDSLALTVDENLDVVEVDR, from the coding sequence ATGGCAGACGGAAACCGGGAGACGACGCTCTCGCCGGACGACGCCTTCGCCCTCCTGGGGAACGAGACCCGCATCGGTATCCTCCGGGCGCTCGGCGAGGCCGACGGACCGCTGTCGTTCTCCGCCCTCCACGACCGCAGCGACGTGCGCGACTCCGGACAGTTCAACTACCACCTGGAGAAACTCGTCGGCCACTTCGTCCGGAAGGACGACGACGGCTACACGCTCCGCCGCACCGGCCGCCGGGTCGTCGAGGCGGTGCTGTCCGGTGCCGTCACCGAGACGCCCTCGCTGGAGCGGACGCCCGTCGACGAGCACTGCGAGTACTGCGGCGCGCCGATAGAGGTCACCTGGCAACACGGCAGCGTCCGGATGTACTGCACCGAGTGCGCCGGAACGTACGGCCGCGCCTACGACGAGGGCCGCGGCGTCCCGGCCGGCGAGGGCTACCTCGGCCGCCTCCCGCTGCCGCCCGCGGGCGTCAGGAACCGCACGCCCGAGGAGGTGCTGCGGGCCGCCTGGACCTGGGGGAACCTGGAGATATTCGCGATGGCCAGCGGCATCTGTCCCCGCTGCTCGGCGACGGTCGAGACCTCGGTCCGGGTCTGCGAGGACCACGACGCCAGCGACGGCCTCTGTGAGACCTGCGAGAGCGTCTACGCCGTCGCTGCGAACGTGACCTGTACGAACTGCATCTTCGTCAGCGGCGGCGGTGCCGTCATCGCGCTGGTCGCGAACACCGACCTCCTCACCTTCGTGACCGAGCACGGGCTCAACCCCGTCGCCCCCGAGTCGATACGGGTGCTCAACGGCGTCCACGGCGACTACGACGAGGAGATACTCCAGCGGGACCCGCTTCGCGCCCGCTTCACGTTCCACGTCGACGACGATTCGCTCGCGCTGACCGTCGACGAGAACCTGGACGTGGTCGAGGTCGACCGGTGA
- a CDS encoding NUDIX domain-containing protein, giving the protein MDLDAFRTVVKGLITHDGRVLIGQKEDDESHPIGGEWHLLGGHVAFDEHVEVAMRREVREETGLEVTVETLVDAMTFPWGGEGVRDSLQLVYHCEASTDDAKARDDLQAVQWVAPDELAATLFEEEAKRVRNRPRQASFVAALGD; this is encoded by the coding sequence ATGGACCTGGACGCGTTCCGGACCGTCGTGAAGGGACTCATCACCCACGACGGACGGGTACTCATCGGACAGAAGGAGGACGACGAGAGCCACCCCATCGGCGGCGAGTGGCACCTGCTCGGCGGGCACGTTGCCTTCGACGAGCACGTGGAGGTGGCGATGCGCCGGGAAGTCAGGGAGGAGACGGGGCTTGAGGTCACCGTCGAGACGCTCGTCGACGCGATGACCTTTCCGTGGGGCGGGGAGGGCGTCCGGGACAGCCTGCAGTTGGTGTACCACTGTGAAGCGAGTACCGACGACGCGAAAGCGCGGGACGACCTGCAGGCCGTCCAGTGGGTCGCGCCCGACGAACTCGCGGCGACGCTGTTCGAAGAGGAAGCAAAGCGGGTCCGGAACCGGCCACGCCAGGCGTCGTTCGTCGCCGCGTTGGGCGACTAG
- a CDS encoding DNA-directed DNA polymerase II small subunit, which translates to MPLETPATVVSELASRGYNAEREAVTLLSNAPDPETAMERAVEAAPDDALTLTTDHVRAVVDDTSSSGDSAESDLAAERSTTTAQPSQPDPSVSTGTTAGESGNDGGGVPVETKGSGGRSVDEALRDLRIDGDMTGESTGTGEYRDFVAVFRDRYERLARQLRGRVNHRPTDTIENMAPNSDAAIVGMVSDIRSTASGHWLVELEDTNGTFPCLVMKDRAFASQVQELLYDEVIAIEGTLADDGGILFADAIHFPDVPRTYSPSTADRHVQAALISDVHVGSQEFMEDAWHRFTDWLHTEEAETVEYLLLAGDMVEGVGVYPDQDEELSIIDIYDQYEAFSEHLKEVPGDMDIVMIPGNHDAVRLAEPQPAFDEELRDIMSAHDPRIVSNPSTVTIEGVSVLMYHGVSLDEVIAELPDEKASYDEPHRAMYQLLKKRHVAPQYGGHTRLAPEDRDYLVMDEVPDIFHSGHVHKLGYGKYHNVLTINSGCWQAQTDFQKSVNIDPDAGFAPIVDLDTLDLTIRKFV; encoded by the coding sequence GTGCCACTGGAGACCCCCGCCACCGTCGTGAGCGAACTCGCGAGCCGGGGGTACAACGCCGAGCGCGAGGCGGTCACGCTGCTTTCGAACGCTCCCGACCCCGAGACGGCGATGGAGCGCGCAGTCGAAGCGGCCCCCGACGACGCGCTCACGCTCACCACCGACCACGTCCGTGCCGTCGTCGACGACACCTCGTCGTCTGGTGATTCTGCGGAATCCGACCTCGCCGCCGAACGCTCGACGACAACCGCTCAGCCCTCACAGCCAGACCCCTCTGTTTCAACTGGAACGACGGCGGGGGAATCAGGGAACGATGGGGGTGGCGTTCCAGTCGAAACGAAGGGGTCTGGCGGGCGGTCCGTCGACGAGGCGCTCCGGGACCTGCGCATCGACGGCGACATGACCGGCGAGAGCACGGGGACCGGCGAGTACCGCGACTTCGTCGCCGTGTTCCGGGACCGCTACGAGCGCCTGGCCCGACAGCTCCGCGGGCGCGTCAACCACCGCCCGACGGACACCATCGAGAACATGGCCCCCAACAGCGACGCCGCCATCGTCGGGATGGTCTCGGACATCCGCTCGACCGCCAGCGGGCACTGGCTGGTCGAACTCGAAGACACCAACGGGACCTTCCCCTGTCTCGTGATGAAGGACCGCGCCTTCGCCTCGCAGGTCCAGGAACTGCTCTACGACGAGGTCATCGCCATCGAGGGGACGCTGGCCGACGACGGCGGCATCCTCTTTGCCGACGCCATCCACTTCCCCGACGTTCCCCGGACCTACAGCCCGTCGACCGCCGACCGCCACGTCCAGGCGGCGCTCATCTCGGACGTCCACGTCGGTAGCCAGGAGTTCATGGAAGACGCCTGGCACCGCTTCACCGACTGGCTCCACACCGAGGAGGCCGAGACAGTCGAGTACCTGCTGCTCGCCGGCGACATGGTCGAGGGCGTCGGCGTCTACCCGGACCAGGACGAGGAACTGTCCATCATCGACATCTACGACCAGTACGAGGCCTTCTCGGAGCACCTCAAGGAGGTCCCCGGCGACATGGACATCGTGATGATTCCGGGCAACCACGACGCCGTCCGCCTCGCAGAGCCCCAGCCCGCCTTCGACGAGGAACTCCGGGACATCATGTCGGCCCACGACCCCCGCATCGTCTCGAACCCGTCCACCGTGACCATCGAGGGCGTCTCCGTGCTGATGTACCACGGCGTCTCGCTGGACGAGGTCATCGCGGAACTCCCGGACGAGAAGGCCAGCTACGACGAACCCCACAGGGCGATGTACCAGCTCCTGAAGAAGCGCCACGTCGCCCCGCAGTACGGCGGTCACACCCGGCTGGCACCCGAAGACCGGGACTACCTCGTCATGGACGAGGTGCCTGACATCTTCCACTCCGGCCACGTCCACAAACTCGGCTACGGCAAGTACCACAACGTCCTCACGATCAACTCCGGGTGCTGGCAGGCCCAGACCGACTTCCAGAAGAGCGTCAACATCGACCCCGACGCCGGCTTCGCGCCCATCGTCGACCTGGACACGCTGGATTTGACTATCCGGAAGTTCGTCTGA
- a CDS encoding S26 family signal peptidase translates to MSSPGDDDRRERSDAAPSEDATPPRDDARTPADGPERSVGDAAVDRESTSGPERPPSPEEWRTEETGGDAPPRQRGRREERSEARLFVYDLVSSVLAVLVVGAYLFAVSGVWPPLVAVESRSMVPNMQVNDLVFVMEEHRFPGEAAQPGTGVVTAHAASDGSYVKFGQPGDVIVFEPDGNERTTPIIHRAMYWVDAGENWCAMGDDSHLRGLDPGDEQCTADHGGFITKGDNNAVYDQATSRSGPVRPEWVIGTAEFRVPGLGWVRLSTQ, encoded by the coding sequence ATGAGTTCCCCCGGTGACGACGACCGGCGCGAGCGGTCGGACGCCGCCCCGTCCGAGGACGCGACTCCGCCCCGCGACGACGCCCGCACCCCTGCCGACGGCCCCGAGCGGTCTGTCGGCGACGCTGCCGTCGACAGAGAGTCGACGAGCGGCCCGGAGCGCCCGCCCTCCCCGGAGGAGTGGCGAACCGAGGAGACCGGCGGGGACGCGCCACCCCGCCAGCGGGGCAGACGCGAGGAGCGAAGCGAGGCGAGGCTGTTCGTCTACGACCTCGTGAGCAGCGTGCTGGCGGTGCTGGTGGTCGGCGCGTACCTCTTCGCGGTCAGCGGCGTCTGGCCCCCGCTGGTCGCCGTCGAGAGCCGCAGCATGGTGCCGAACATGCAGGTCAACGACCTCGTATTCGTGATGGAGGAACACCGCTTCCCGGGCGAGGCGGCACAGCCCGGAACCGGGGTCGTCACGGCCCACGCGGCGTCCGACGGCTCCTACGTGAAGTTCGGACAACCGGGTGACGTCATCGTCTTCGAACCCGACGGGAACGAGCGGACCACGCCGATAATCCACAGAGCGATGTACTGGGTCGACGCGGGGGAGAACTGGTGTGCGATGGGCGACGACAGCCACCTCCGCGGACTCGACCCCGGCGACGAGCAGTGCACCGCCGACCACGGCGGCTTCATCACGAAAGGCGACAACAACGCCGTCTACGACCAGGCGACGTCGCGGAGCGGGCCCGTCAGGCCCGAGTGGGTCATCGGCACTGCGGAGTTCCGCGTGCCCGGCCTCGGCTGGGTCCGCCTGAGTACGCAGTGA
- a CDS encoding DUF7344 domain-containing protein codes for MASSNETAGAPRLAGQGMDATDELFDQLSHPVRRDVLVELLRADPGAEVHISEFARSDRGRSSLYHTHFPRLAAAGYIEWDRRTDTIAAGPRFETVTPVLELLVAHSNRLPADLR; via the coding sequence ATGGCATCGAGTAACGAAACCGCGGGCGCACCCCGCCTCGCGGGCCAGGGAATGGATGCGACGGACGAACTGTTCGACCAGCTCAGCCACCCCGTGCGGAGAGACGTCCTCGTCGAACTCCTCCGGGCGGACCCCGGGGCCGAGGTTCACATCTCCGAGTTCGCTCGCTCGGACCGGGGCAGGTCCTCGCTCTATCACACTCACTTCCCGCGGCTGGCCGCGGCCGGGTACATCGAGTGGGACCGTCGGACCGACACGATAGCGGCCGGTCCGCGATTCGAGACGGTCACGCCGGTCCTCGAATTGCTCGTGGCTCACAGCAATCGTCTCCCCGCGGACTTGCGATAG